A region of Ictidomys tridecemlineatus isolate mIctTri1 chromosome 4, mIctTri1.hap1, whole genome shotgun sequence DNA encodes the following proteins:
- the LOC101959029 gene encoding olfactory receptor 5W2: MDRENCSLKEFILMGITDKPQMKLTLFIIFLLVYLINLLGNLGMIFLIRVDPQLHTPMYFFLSHLSFCDLCYSTAIGPKMLVDMFAKNKSIPFFACALQFFISCTFVDSECILLAVMALDRYKAISNPLHYTVDMSSRICSVFIAGVYLVGTADALIHTTLTFRLCFCGSNEINHFFCDIPPILLLSCSDTQANELAIFTIFGFIELSTICGVLVSYGYIISSVLKIRSAEGRLKAFSTCASHLTAVAIFQGTVLFMYFRPSSSYSLDQDKMSSLFYTLVIPMLNPLIYSLRNKDVKEALQKVKNKMQL, translated from the coding sequence ATGGACAGGGAAAATTGTTCTTTGAAAGAATTCATTTTGATGGGAATTACTGATAAGCCTCAGATGAAACTGACcctatttattatatttctacttGTTTACCTTATTAATCTTCTTGGAAACCTTGGAATGATCTTCTTGATTAGAGTGGATCCCCAACTTCATACAcccatgtacttttttctcagccaCCTCTCTTTCTGTGACCTCTGCTATTCCACAGCAATTGGGCCCAAGATGCTGGTCGACATGTTTGCTAAGAACAAGTCAATTCCGTTCTTTGCCTGTGCTCTGCAGTTCTTCATCTCCTGCACCTTTGTAGATTCAGAGTGCATCCTCCTGGCAGTGATGGCCTTGGACAGATACAAAGCCATCAGCAACCCCTTGCACTACACAGTAGACATGTCCAGCAGGATTTGTTCTGTGTTTATAGCTGGGGTTTACCTGGTGGGGACAGCAGATGCTTTGATACATACAACATTGACCTTTCGCTTATGTTTCTGTGGTTCTAATGAGATTAATCATTTCTTCTGTGACATCCCTCCTATCCTATTACTGTCTTGCTCTGACACACAGGCCAATGAGTTAGCAATATTCACCATTTTTGGTTTCATTGAACTGAGTACCATTTGTGGAGTCCTGGTCTCTTATGGCTACATCATCTCATCAGTCTTAAAGATCCGCTCTGCTGAGGGGAGGCTCAAAGCTTTCTCTACTTGTGCCTCCCACTTAACTGCAGTCGCAATTTTCCAGGGAACTGTGCTCTTCATGTATTTCAGGCCAAGTTCTTCCTACTCTCTAGATCAAGATAAAATGAGCTCATTGTTCTACACCCTTGTGATTCCCATGCTGAACCCTCTGATTTATAGCCTACGGAACAAGGATGTAAAAGAGGCCttacaaaaagtgaaaaataaaatgcagctttaa
- the LOC101959319 gene encoding olfactory receptor 10AG1, which translates to MKHEEREKEYNVSTVVHFVLLGFSELPNLQGFLSGVFSIIYMVILIGNSLIVIITKLDPALHKPMYFFLGHFSILEICYVSVTLPRYLISLWTQDKSISLLSCATQLCFFLILGTTESFLLAVMSYDRYVAICNPLHYPVVMNPKKCLQLAIGSWLGGMPVEIGQTWQIFSLHFCHSNQINHFFCDIPPIFKLACGDTSVHEVSVYVVVILVGAVPCILILVSYSKIIATILRLPTAQGRTKAFSTCSSHLLVVVLFFGSASITYFRPKSSHSAGTDKLISLFYTIVTPMFNPVIYTLRNQDVIAALRRLFLKA; encoded by the coding sequence ATGaagcatgaagagagagaaaaagaatacaaTGTCTCCACAGTGGTGCATTTTGTCCTGCTGGGATTTTCTGAACTTCCAAACCTCCAAGGCTTTCTCTCTGGAGTGTTCTCCATCATTTACATGGTTATCCTCATTGGGAACAGTCTCATAGTCATAATAACCAAGTTGGACCCTGCACTGCACAAACCCATGTATTTTTTCCTGGGACATTTTTCTATACTGGAAATCTGTTATGTTTCAGTCACACTCCCCAGGTATCTCATCAGCCTTTGGACTCAGGATAAGAGCATCTCCTTACTGAGCTGTGCCACCCAATTGTGCTTCTTCCTTATACTGGGCACCACAGAAAGTTTCCTCCTGGCTGTGATGTCTTATGACCGCTATGTAGCCATCTGCAACCCTCTGCACTATCCTGTAGTCATGAACCCAAAGAAGTGCCTTCAACTGGCCATTGGCTCCTGGCTCGGGGGAATGCCAGTAGAGATAGGACAAACATGGCAGATATTCTCTCTGCATTTCTGTCATTCTAACCAAATCaaccacttcttctgtgacatACCCCCCATTTTCAAGCTAGCCTGTGGGGACACCTCAGTGCATGAAGTGTCTGTCTATGTAGTAGTGATATTGGTTGGGGCAGTACCTTGCATTTTGATACTTGTCTCTTATAGCAAGATCATTGCCACCATTCTGAGGTTGCCAACAGCCCAAGGACGCACTAAGGCATTCTCCACTTGCTCCTCCCACCTGCTggttgtggttttattttttggatcAGCTTCCATTACTTACTTCAGGCCCAAATCCAGCCATTCTGCAGGAACTGACAAACTTAtctctcttttctacaccatagTGACTCCTATGTTCAATCCTGTGATATACACTCTCAGGAACCAGGACGTGATTGCTGCACTCAGAAGATTATTTCTTAAAGCATAG